In the genome of Ignavibacteriales bacterium, one region contains:
- a CDS encoding efflux RND transporter periplasmic adaptor subunit, giving the protein MKKYFGEKQMKLIGILFITLLVVFAAGCSDEKTEIEGVETEEHSKAETQNENEEHSEEIVLTEETMKEFGIEVKEAGPGIIKTHIDLTGEIIAEPSRISHIIPRFNGIVKEVYKTVGDKVKKGETLALIESNESLTTYEVQSLISGTIIEMHMTQGELIGNEAHAFTIADLDRVWANFNIYQKDLGKIRGGQRALVSVGSMDIEETGTISYVSPIVDEKTRTATARVILNNQSGKWLPGMFVTAKVYASEKKFPIVVEKTALQTLEEQIVVFVKDEDGGFKPQVVKTGNENDDNIEIISGLKAGDQYVSKNSFILKAEILKESFGGGHGH; this is encoded by the coding sequence ATGAAAAAGTATTTTGGAGAAAAACAAATGAAACTAATAGGAATATTGTTCATAACATTATTAGTAGTTTTTGCAGCCGGATGTTCCGATGAAAAAACAGAGATTGAAGGTGTTGAAACAGAAGAACATAGCAAAGCTGAAACGCAAAATGAAAATGAAGAGCATTCGGAAGAAATTGTTCTTACAGAAGAAACAATGAAAGAATTCGGAATTGAAGTTAAAGAAGCTGGACCCGGAATAATAAAAACACACATTGATTTAACCGGTGAAATAATTGCTGAACCTTCGAGAATTTCACATATAATTCCGCGGTTTAATGGTATAGTTAAAGAAGTTTATAAAACTGTGGGCGATAAAGTAAAAAAAGGAGAAACTCTTGCCTTAATAGAAAGCAATGAAAGTTTAACCACCTATGAGGTTCAATCATTGATAAGCGGAACAATAATAGAAATGCATATGACACAGGGTGAACTGATTGGAAATGAAGCACACGCTTTTACAATTGCAGATCTTGATAGAGTCTGGGCTAATTTTAATATTTATCAAAAAGATCTTGGAAAAATCAGAGGCGGGCAGAGAGCGCTTGTTTCGGTTGGTTCAATGGATATTGAAGAGACGGGAACCATTTCCTATGTGAGTCCTATTGTTGATGAAAAAACAAGAACAGCCACCGCAAGAGTAATATTGAATAATCAATCCGGTAAATGGCTGCCAGGGATGTTCGTGACTGCAAAAGTATATGCAAGCGAAAAAAAATTTCCGATAGTAGTTGAAAAAACAGCATTGCAAACTTTAGAAGAACAGATAGTTGTTTTTGTAAAAGATGAAGATGGCGGATTCAAGCCTCAAGTTGTAAAAACAGGTAATGAAAATGATGATAATATTGAAATTATTAGTGGATTAAAAGCTGGCGATCAATATGTATCTAAAAATTCATTCATACTCAAAGCCGAGATATTGAAAGAATCTTTCGGCGGCGGACACGGACATTAA
- a CDS encoding TolC family protein, with protein MRIISVLVLLLLSLIVQTGAQQGNDSIKNQTEEITITEAVEIALKNNPNLKAFEYELTFLEKQKIQAGLIPNPEANFEAEDFLGGKELSGFKGSQYTLSGSQLFELGGKRGSRLNLAETEIVSSKGEYELLKLDVIASVKSTFFLLFQIQMQIEQQRKFVELNEDILKTISERVKAGRTSPAEESKVKVALINSQIELQRLQRSYLSVQTRLNSLLGTTGKNLVPSTDLFENLLTPPNKENVLQDLENIPSIKNLNNETNIRKAQLELEESQAIPDLTASLGVRYLNELKTNSFVAGVSIPLPFFSRNQGNIQAAEVRLEQIDAIKNARRLNVIAKLNTANNNLLSSYNNSLQLKNNIIPEAENAYEITRQGYIQGRFAFIDLLDAQRTLFETQTQFLLELADYYNALIEIENITGKNLIK; from the coding sequence ATGCGCATTATAAGTGTATTAGTTCTCTTGTTATTAAGCTTGATTGTTCAGACAGGTGCACAACAAGGGAATGATTCAATTAAAAATCAAACAGAAGAAATAACAATTACTGAAGCAGTTGAAATTGCCTTAAAAAACAATCCGAATCTGAAGGCATTTGAATATGAGTTAACTTTTCTCGAGAAACAAAAAATTCAAGCCGGGCTAATTCCCAATCCCGAAGCGAATTTTGAAGCAGAAGATTTTCTCGGCGGAAAGGAATTAAGCGGCTTCAAAGGAAGTCAATATACTCTTTCAGGCAGCCAGCTTTTTGAGCTTGGAGGAAAGAGAGGCAGCCGTTTAAATCTTGCTGAAACTGAAATTGTCTCCTCAAAGGGAGAGTATGAACTGCTAAAGCTTGATGTTATTGCCAGCGTCAAATCAACTTTCTTTTTGTTGTTTCAAATTCAAATGCAGATTGAGCAGCAAAGAAAATTTGTTGAACTCAATGAAGATATTCTGAAAACTATTTCAGAACGTGTAAAAGCAGGACGAACTTCTCCGGCTGAAGAATCAAAAGTAAAAGTTGCTTTGATTAACAGCCAGATAGAATTGCAGCGTCTGCAAAGAAGTTATTTATCGGTTCAAACAAGATTAAATTCTTTATTGGGTACAACTGGAAAAAATCTGGTACCATCTACGGATTTGTTTGAAAATCTTCTTACGCCGCCAAACAAAGAAAACGTGCTACAAGATTTAGAAAATATTCCTTCAATAAAAAACCTAAATAATGAAACTAATATCAGAAAAGCACAGCTTGAGTTGGAAGAATCACAGGCAATTCCGGATTTAACGGCAAGCTTGGGCGTAAGATATTTGAATGAACTGAAAACCAATTCATTTGTTGCCGGAGTTTCAATCCCGCTTCCTTTTTTTAGCAGGAACCAGGGAAACATCCAGGCAGCAGAAGTAAGATTAGAGCAAATAGATGCAATTAAAAATGCACGAAGGTTAAATGTAATAGCAAAATTAAATACAGCTAATAATAATCTTTTGAGTTCTTACAATAATTCGCTGCAGTTGAAGAACAACATCATCCCCGAAGCGGAGAATGCATACGAGATAACAAGACAAGGATATATACAAGGAAGATTTGCTTTTATTGATTTATTGGATGCACAGAGAACATTATTTGAAACCCAAACGCAATTCTTGCTTGAGTTGGCAGATTATTACAACGCATTGATAGAAATAGAAAACATAACAGGGAAAAATTTAATAAAATGA
- a CDS encoding TolC family protein, with protein sequence MTKALVLFLLFAGIISSYSQTNDSSLDSLINQALLVSPKLKMLKAKYNASESRIEVNSNLPDPMLTLGLMNLPTNSFSFTQEPMTGKIVGLSQAFPFPGKLGSVADVAEKDAEIVTKEISDSENEIKKIISQNYWELVFVRKAIDVANESKILLKDIAEVVRANYSVSKASQQNLLKVELEITNITDRIEEMKSKENSLVSMINAQLLRDAQSFIYTNDLPSIEYLKITQNKLDSLAKSYRPFLEGIQLAKQKAELMKDLAEYDYYPNFNLSLQYSFRDKIEKTNMPLDDFFSVMVGLSIPLNYGGKVTAKVEEAEAMQNMYEEQYQASLQMLNGTFGSSIAKLNTLQERIKLIEEALLPQAQQTYSASLSSYQVAQIDFINVVDAQNKLYQVETNLYRLKSEYLKEINELEFLTGIEF encoded by the coding sequence ATGACTAAAGCTCTTGTATTGTTTCTTCTGTTTGCAGGAATTATTTCTTCCTATTCACAAACAAATGATAGCTCTCTCGATTCTTTAATAAACCAGGCACTTCTGGTTAGTCCCAAATTAAAAATGTTAAAAGCAAAGTATAATGCATCTGAGAGCAGGATTGAAGTAAACTCAAATTTGCCCGACCCGATGCTTACTCTCGGGTTAATGAACTTACCCACTAATTCATTTTCTTTTACACAGGAACCAATGACAGGAAAAATAGTCGGTTTAAGCCAGGCTTTTCCATTTCCGGGCAAGCTGGGCTCTGTTGCGGATGTAGCTGAAAAAGATGCTGAAATTGTTACCAAAGAAATATCAGATTCAGAGAATGAAATCAAAAAGATTATCTCCCAGAATTATTGGGAACTGGTGTTCGTCAGAAAAGCAATTGACGTTGCAAATGAGAGCAAAATATTATTGAAAGATATAGCGGAAGTTGTCAGAGCTAATTACTCCGTTTCGAAGGCAAGCCAGCAGAACCTTTTAAAAGTTGAACTTGAAATAACAAATATTACAGATAGAATTGAAGAGATGAAGAGCAAAGAAAATTCTCTCGTTTCAATGATAAATGCACAGCTTTTAAGAGATGCTCAATCATTTATCTATACAAATGACCTTCCTTCAATTGAATATTTAAAAATTACTCAGAATAAGCTTGATTCTCTCGCTAAATCTTACAGACCTTTTCTCGAAGGTATTCAATTAGCAAAACAAAAAGCTGAGTTGATGAAAGATCTTGCAGAATATGATTACTATCCCAACTTCAATTTGTCATTGCAGTACTCATTCAGAGATAAAATTGAAAAAACAAATATGCCTCTGGATGATTTCTTTTCTGTTATGGTTGGTCTTTCCATACCGCTTAATTATGGAGGCAAAGTAACCGCAAAAGTTGAAGAAGCAGAAGCAATGCAGAATATGTATGAGGAACAATATCAGGCATCTTTACAAATGCTAAACGGAACTTTTGGATCATCAATTGCAAAGCTTAACACTCTGCAGGAAAGAATAAAGCTGATTGAAGAAGCTTTGCTTCCCCAGGCACAGCAGACTTATTCTGCATCTCTTTCAAGCTATCAGGTTGCACAGATTGATTTTATCAACGTAGTTGATGCACAAAATAAATTATACCAGGTAGAGACAAACCTTTACAGGTTAAAATCAGAATACCTAAAAGAAATTAACGAACTTGAATTTTTAACAGGAATAGAATTTTAA
- a CDS encoding efflux RND transporter periplasmic adaptor subunit produces MKKKIIIIIGLAFIIIAVGLYFIIESNGGDSSTNTSEKQLYTCGMHPDVISEEPGDCPICGMKLLPKKGTGSSTISGERKILYWRAPMDPNEIYDAPGKSKMGMDLVPVYEDAAGAEGIVSIDPTVVQNMNVKTALVEKKSLSSEVVTNGILTTNEKTEYIVTTRVNGWVENLYINYTGQPVTKGQKLMDIYSPELVAAQQELITALNYQKAVNKTSFDEVRESGDELLKNAVRKLQLLEIPESDIEKIKETREVKTYVTLYAQSSGTVLEKNILDGQKIMAGMPLLKIANLSNLWLTADVYEYELSKIKEGSKAEIRFNYFPGKVYEGKVSFIYPTLETKTRTVKIRIDIPNTKGELKPSMFANVVIKGKDLGVKPVIPENAVIRSGRKDIIILALGEGKFKPQEITLGDYSDGYYQVIRGLSEGSKIVTSAQFLIDSESNLRAAVSQFKGADKLKTPEKEETPEHKLDTMSDADKEEMDMPEQSDKEMNKDMESHSGHEHSSPLIRTGVIDLKAIDKNKDGKVFQDVMDWNVISDEPGRCPICNMELQEVTLDEAKKNLIENEFKVK; encoded by the coding sequence GTGAAAAAGAAAATCATAATAATAATTGGACTTGCGTTTATAATAATAGCAGTTGGATTGTACTTTATAATTGAATCTAACGGTGGGGATAGTTCAACAAACACATCTGAGAAACAGCTTTACACCTGCGGAATGCATCCTGACGTAATATCCGAAGAACCAGGGGATTGCCCTATATGCGGTATGAAATTGCTTCCGAAAAAAGGAACAGGGTCATCTACGATTAGTGGAGAAAGAAAAATTCTTTACTGGCGCGCCCCGATGGACCCAAATGAAATTTATGATGCACCCGGAAAATCAAAAATGGGGATGGATCTGGTTCCCGTTTATGAAGATGCAGCAGGCGCTGAAGGCATTGTTTCAATAGATCCAACAGTTGTTCAAAATATGAATGTTAAAACTGCGCTTGTAGAAAAGAAAAGTCTTTCCTCAGAAGTTGTTACAAATGGAATCTTAACCACCAATGAAAAAACAGAGTATATAGTTACAACAAGAGTTAACGGGTGGGTTGAAAATCTTTACATAAACTATACAGGTCAGCCTGTTACAAAAGGTCAAAAGCTGATGGACATATACTCCCCTGAACTCGTTGCTGCCCAACAGGAGTTGATTACAGCACTTAATTATCAGAAAGCGGTGAACAAGACAAGTTTCGATGAGGTTCGCGAAAGCGGCGATGAGCTTTTAAAGAATGCTGTCAGAAAACTTCAGCTTTTGGAAATACCTGAAAGCGACATTGAAAAAATTAAAGAGACACGTGAAGTAAAAACTTATGTTACACTTTATGCACAAAGCAGCGGAACCGTTTTAGAAAAAAATATTCTGGATGGACAGAAAATAATGGCTGGTATGCCGCTCCTAAAAATTGCTAATCTTTCTAATCTATGGTTAACAGCGGACGTTTATGAGTATGAACTTTCTAAAATAAAAGAAGGCTCTAAAGCTGAGATTAGATTTAATTACTTCCCCGGAAAAGTCTATGAAGGGAAAGTATCATTCATTTATCCCACACTTGAAACGAAAACCAGAACAGTAAAGATAAGAATAGATATTCCCAATACTAAAGGCGAACTGAAACCTTCAATGTTTGCCAACGTAGTTATTAAAGGAAAAGATTTAGGAGTTAAACCGGTTATACCTGAAAATGCTGTAATAAGAAGCGGAAGAAAAGATATAATAATTCTTGCATTGGGTGAAGGAAAATTCAAACCGCAGGAAATTACTCTAGGTGATTATTCAGATGGATATTATCAAGTTATAAGAGGATTATCTGAAGGAAGTAAGATAGTAACATCAGCTCAATTCTTAATTGATTCGGAGAGTAATCTGAGAGCTGCAGTTAGTCAGTTTAAAGGTGCTGATAAATTAAAAACACCGGAGAAAGAAGAAACACCCGAACATAAACTTGATACAATGTCTGATGCTGATAAAGAAGAAATGGATATGCCGGAACAAAGTGATAAGGAAATGAATAAAGATATGGAATCTCATTCCGGTCATGAACATTCTTCCCCATTAATAAGAACCGGAGTAATTGATTTGAAAGCAATTGATAAAAATAAAGATGGAAAAGTTTTTCAGGATGTTATGGATTGGAACGTAATTTCTGATGAACCCGGTAGATGCCCTATTTGCAATATGGAGTTGCAGGAAGTTACTCTTGATGAAGCAAAGAAAAACTTAATTGAAAACGAATTTAAAGTAAAATAA
- a CDS encoding tetratricopeptide repeat protein: MNGSAKKTIGKENLLDQIFDESEMENIHKYYEEVIEIDSTNYDALTNLGVIYQRAADLEKSLGYFKKAVKFNPQKARAYHNLGILNSIMGRLDEAVINLNKAAELDSTSPNSIRQLGIIYLQNKMFNEALESFNRALKRDNKDTESYLGKSLAYWLLKDYDKVLAVVNEMQSFDLRFNRMELLLADVYFKKNDYEKAMKYAKIDEVENSSQAEGHYLLGVLYEISGEKDKAEFEFEEASAITQQNPQASLELSINIFFNAEVK; encoded by the coding sequence ATGAATGGATCCGCAAAAAAAACAATAGGAAAGGAAAATCTTTTAGATCAGATTTTTGACGAATCTGAAATGGAGAATATCCACAAGTATTATGAAGAAGTTATTGAAATTGACAGCACAAATTATGATGCACTAACTAACCTTGGAGTAATTTATCAACGAGCTGCGGATTTGGAAAAATCGCTCGGGTATTTTAAGAAAGCTGTAAAGTTCAATCCTCAAAAAGCAAGAGCATACCATAACCTTGGCATTCTGAACAGTATAATGGGACGGCTTGATGAAGCAGTTATTAATCTTAACAAAGCAGCGGAGCTTGATTCGACCAGTCCAAACTCAATCCGTCAATTGGGAATTATTTATTTGCAGAACAAAATGTTCAACGAAGCGCTTGAATCTTTTAACCGTGCTTTGAAGAGAGATAATAAAGATACTGAAAGTTATTTGGGAAAATCTCTTGCTTACTGGCTGCTTAAAGATTATGATAAGGTACTTGCTGTGGTAAATGAAATGCAATCATTTGATTTACGTTTCAATCGAATGGAACTGCTGCTTGCTGATGTTTATTTTAAGAAAAATGATTATGAGAAGGCAATGAAATATGCAAAGATTGATGAGGTTGAGAACTCATCTCAGGCAGAAGGTCATTACTTGCTTGGTGTTCTTTATGAAATTAGCGGAGAGAAAGACAAAGCAGAATTTGAATTTGAAGAGGCATCTGCAATTACGCAGCAAAATCCTCAAGCAAGTTTGGAGTTAAGTATCAATATTTTTTTCAATGCTGAAGTAAAATGA
- a CDS encoding PAS domain-containing sensor histidine kinase, with protein MMSKVLKMISPMMNRIAGSKGEKILSGTVLLAIAISLVHFLTFSQEEIYLDFLHQLLSKLYFLPVLLAALFLGIKGAIKLALVVSLLYLPHSLNTGLFSKLYIAENLSELILIWTVGIIAGVLIDRLKKVQAEKARLAALEKISTVINVVNNGIMNDYSACEGLTKSLKSIYNNGDGNSFTVKLLSEKLERLGSHISHLSNLVAPKPMKKVRYNLFHLTKKCMNEIIQNNPGYNFSFKSEPKLPPVYMDVRQIEFALKQILQSFIEQSPAKKELIISAAINNEMVEISLTLNGKKTTQKNNGTEVFDLIANPEKGYTFALASSIIHAHSGNVKFETGESGIRSIYLNMPVN; from the coding sequence ATGATGAGTAAGGTATTAAAAATGATTTCTCCTATGATGAACAGAATAGCAGGAAGTAAAGGGGAAAAAATATTAAGCGGAACCGTTTTATTAGCAATAGCGATTAGTCTTGTTCACTTCTTAACTTTCTCCCAGGAAGAAATTTATCTTGATTTTCTGCATCAGCTTTTATCGAAGTTATATTTTTTACCGGTTCTTTTAGCTGCATTATTTTTAGGTATAAAAGGAGCAATAAAGCTGGCACTGGTCGTTTCATTATTATATCTGCCGCACTCTTTAAATACAGGACTTTTTTCAAAGTTATATATTGCAGAAAATCTTTCTGAGTTAATATTAATCTGGACAGTAGGAATAATAGCCGGAGTGTTGATAGATAGATTAAAAAAAGTTCAAGCTGAAAAAGCCCGGCTGGCTGCGTTAGAAAAAATATCAACCGTAATAAACGTTGTTAATAACGGTATAATGAATGATTATTCTGCTTGTGAAGGGTTAACGAAATCTTTGAAAAGTATTTATAATAATGGTGATGGAAATTCTTTTACGGTAAAATTGTTATCGGAAAAATTAGAGCGTTTGGGTTCACACATATCGCACCTATCTAACCTTGTTGCGCCTAAACCGATGAAAAAAGTTAGATATAATCTTTTTCATCTGACTAAAAAATGTATGAATGAAATTATACAGAATAATCCCGGTTATAATTTTTCTTTTAAGAGTGAACCAAAACTGCCGCCGGTTTATATGGATGTTAGGCAAATTGAATTTGCCTTGAAGCAAATATTACAAAGCTTCATAGAACAAAGCCCGGCGAAAAAGGAACTTATAATATCAGCAGCAATAAACAATGAAATGGTTGAAATATCTTTAACTCTGAATGGAAAGAAAACGACTCAAAAAAATAATGGGACGGAAGTATTTGATTTAATAGCTAATCCGGAGAAGGGATACACTTTTGCACTTGCATCTTCAATTATACACGCTCATAGCGGAAATGTAAAATTTGAAACCGGTGAAAGCGGCATCAGGTCAATCTATTTAAATATGCCGGTAAATTGA
- a CDS encoding efflux RND transporter permease subunit, producing the protein MNKIIDFVLKNRLLILVLGIIIMAAGYLSYKQLPIDAFPDVSPSLVQVFTVTEGLAPEEVEKYVTYPIEVTMNGLPNLETIRSVSNFGLSVVNIYFKDGTDIYFARQLVNERLTEAREQIPEGFGDPQMGPISTGMGLVLFYYLDDTTGTYTLEELRTIQDWLIKYQLQTVPGVTEVLGIGGYEKQFQVAIDPNALLRYDVTINEIVEKIKANNLNVGAQFIEKDAEEFVVRSVGLTQKIEDIENIIIKAEDGIPIYLSQLADVEIGGAIRRGVQTRNGIGEVVSGMVVKLYGTNSSTVISAVEQKLAEINKILPEGIKIVPYYEQKSLVESAVTTVTNALWQGIILVVIILMIFMGSLRPSIVVALSIPFAILFAFIGMSYFNISINLMSFGGLAIAIGMMVDATIVLVENIDRLKRESGKEENFIHIISVAGKEVIRPITFAIIIIIVVFIPLFTLQGVEGKTFSPLAYTIALAMLGSLIFAVLIAPVLSSYLMRRTKKEINSNKEQKELWIVLQLQKVYEPVVRFFVRRRIIAVMLASLILLFGIIIFPQLGSEFTPTLQEGTIVMRMSMAPSISLTESTRLTLIAERRLMKIQEVAGAVTRIGRGEVGAHTDPINSAEMYVLLKPKEQWRRDMSQGELEEIIREEFGEIPGALVNFTQPIQMTVDELLEGVRAELAIKLFGGDLEVLKNEAEKIASVIRTVKGAEDVQVDQVTGAPQLKIVINRHSIARYGINVEDVQQVIRTAVGGETAGQIFEEIRRFDILVRFTPEARLTASDIGKILIKAPNGTNVPLSQLAEIEEVIGPRQITRENNQRFITIQANVVGRDIGSFVEEGQQVIESNVKLPAGYLVTWGGQFRLQQEANKRFAVVIPITLLLIFLLLFFNFGSVKNSLLILLNIPLALIGGVVGLWITGQNLSVPSSVGFIALFGIALENGMILVTYFNQLMREGLKIDEASVKGALLRVRPVLMTALTTALGLIPLLFAAGTGSEVQRPLATVVVGGLFTSTILTLLVLPALYKWFSIKFSEREM; encoded by the coding sequence ATGAATAAAATAATAGATTTTGTATTAAAGAACAGACTTCTGATTCTTGTTTTAGGAATAATAATAATGGCTGCTGGTTATTTAAGTTATAAGCAGCTTCCAATAGATGCTTTCCCGGATGTTTCACCTTCACTTGTTCAGGTTTTTACAGTTACAGAAGGATTAGCGCCGGAAGAAGTTGAAAAATATGTTACTTATCCTATTGAAGTAACAATGAACGGTCTGCCAAATCTTGAAACCATAAGATCTGTTTCAAATTTCGGCTTATCGGTTGTGAATATATATTTCAAGGATGGAACCGATATTTATTTTGCAAGGCAATTAGTAAACGAGAGACTTACTGAAGCAAGAGAACAGATACCGGAAGGTTTTGGTGATCCGCAGATGGGACCAATATCAACCGGAATGGGCTTGGTTTTGTTTTATTATCTTGATGATACTACCGGCACATATACACTTGAAGAATTAAGAACAATACAAGACTGGCTGATAAAATACCAGCTTCAAACAGTTCCCGGTGTTACAGAAGTGCTTGGTATTGGCGGATATGAAAAACAGTTTCAGGTTGCTATAGATCCGAATGCACTACTGCGCTATGATGTGACTATAAATGAAATTGTTGAGAAGATAAAAGCAAATAATTTAAATGTTGGTGCACAATTTATTGAAAAGGATGCTGAAGAATTTGTTGTCCGGTCTGTCGGGCTAACACAAAAAATTGAAGACATTGAAAACATTATAATAAAAGCTGAAGATGGAATACCCATTTATCTTTCCCAGTTGGCGGATGTTGAAATAGGTGGTGCAATCAGGCGGGGTGTTCAAACAAGGAATGGAATTGGTGAAGTAGTTTCGGGTATGGTAGTGAAATTGTACGGAACAAACTCTTCTACTGTAATTAGCGCGGTTGAACAAAAGCTTGCTGAAATAAATAAAATACTTCCGGAAGGAATAAAAATAGTTCCTTACTACGAACAAAAATCACTTGTAGAATCTGCAGTTACAACGGTAACAAATGCATTATGGCAGGGAATAATTTTAGTAGTAATTATTCTGATGATTTTTATGGGATCTCTGCGCCCAAGCATAGTGGTTGCACTGTCAATACCCTTTGCTATTCTTTTTGCGTTTATTGGGATGAGCTACTTTAATATTTCAATAAACCTTATGTCCTTCGGCGGGCTGGCTATTGCCATTGGAATGATGGTGGATGCGACAATTGTTTTGGTGGAAAATATTGACCGGCTGAAACGAGAATCTGGTAAAGAAGAAAACTTCATTCATATTATATCTGTAGCAGGTAAAGAAGTAATCCGTCCAATTACTTTCGCAATAATCATTATTATTGTTGTCTTTATTCCGCTGTTTACACTTCAGGGTGTTGAAGGAAAAACATTCAGTCCCCTTGCATATACCATTGCACTTGCGATGCTGGGGTCATTAATATTTGCCGTACTAATTGCTCCGGTTCTTTCTTCTTATTTAATGAGAAGAACAAAAAAAGAAATCAACAGCAATAAAGAACAAAAAGAATTATGGATTGTATTACAACTGCAAAAAGTATATGAACCGGTTGTAAGATTTTTTGTGCGAAGAAGAATAATTGCAGTAATGCTGGCTTCATTAATATTATTATTCGGAATAATAATTTTTCCTCAGCTTGGCTCCGAGTTTACGCCAACCTTGCAGGAAGGAACTATTGTAATGAGGATGTCAATGGCTCCGTCAATATCGTTAACTGAAAGCACAAGATTAACATTGATTGCCGAAAGAAGATTAATGAAAATACAGGAAGTAGCAGGAGCAGTTACAAGAATTGGCAGAGGTGAAGTGGGTGCTCATACGGACCCAATAAATAGTGCGGAAATGTATGTACTTCTTAAGCCCAAAGAACAATGGCGGCGCGATATGAGTCAGGGTGAATTAGAAGAAATTATTCGTGAAGAATTTGGAGAAATACCGGGCGCGCTTGTTAACTTCACTCAGCCGATTCAGATGACTGTTGATGAACTTCTCGAAGGTGTAAGAGCAGAATTGGCTATCAAATTATTTGGCGGTGACCTTGAAGTTTTAAAGAATGAAGCAGAAAAAATTGCTTCGGTTATCAGAACTGTAAAAGGAGCCGAAGATGTTCAGGTTGACCAGGTAACGGGTGCACCGCAGTTAAAAATTGTGATAAACAGACATAGCATAGCCCGTTACGGAATTAATGTTGAAGATGTGCAGCAGGTAATTAGAACAGCGGTAGGCGGAGAAACTGCAGGACAAATATTTGAAGAAATAAGAAGATTCGATATACTAGTCCGATTCACACCCGAAGCAAGATTAACGGCAAGCGACATTGGTAAAATACTTATTAAAGCACCAAATGGGACAAATGTGCCGCTAAGTCAGCTTGCTGAAATAGAAGAAGTAATAGGACCGAGACAAATAACCAGAGAAAATAACCAGCGGTTTATAACTATACAGGCAAATGTTGTTGGTAGAGATATAGGTTCATTTGTTGAAGAAGGACAGCAAGTAATCGAATCAAACGTGAAGCTGCCAGCCGGCTATCTTGTAACGTGGGGCGGACAGTTCAGACTTCAGCAGGAAGCAAATAAAAGATTTGCAGTAGTTATTCCGATCACGTTACTTCTGATATTTTTATTACTCTTTTTCAATTTTGGATCCGTTAAAAACTCACTGCTTATTCTTTTGAATATTCCGCTTGCGTTAATCGGCGGTGTAGTAGGGCTCTGGATAACAGGACAAAATCTTTCTGTTCCTTCCTCGGTTGGCTTTATTGCGTTATTTGGCATCGCATTAGAAAACGGAATGATACTCGTTACTTATTTTAATCAACTGATGAGAGAAGGTTTAAAAATAGATGAAGCGTCGGTTAAAGGAGCTTTGTTAAGAGTAAGACCGGTTTTAATGACCGCGCTTACAACCGCTCTTGGTTTAATTCCATTATTGTTTGCGGCAGGTACAGGGAGTGAAGTTCAAAGACCTCTTGCAACCGTGGTAGTTGGTGGATTGTTTACTTCAACTATACTTACTCTATTAGTTTTGCCCGCTTTATACAAATGGTTTTCAATAAAATTCAGCGAACGTGAAATGTAA
- a CDS encoding P-II family nitrogen regulator gives MKEIKAIIRDFKLDAVITELKKIEGLPGITISEIKGFGKSKARNAQDKISEGLHEFVPRVKIELVVHNDIVDQVIDVIQRTAHTGNPGDGKIFVIEVSNVVKIRTNERGAVAI, from the coding sequence ATGAAAGAAATAAAAGCAATTATAAGAGATTTTAAACTCGATGCGGTAATAACTGAGCTTAAAAAAATAGAAGGATTGCCCGGTATTACAATTTCGGAAATAAAAGGATTTGGTAAATCAAAAGCCAGAAATGCACAGGATAAAATCAGTGAAGGGTTACACGAGTTTGTGCCAAGAGTTAAAATAGAATTGGTTGTTCATAATGATATTGTTGATCAAGTGATAGATGTAATTCAAAGAACGGCTCATACGGGAAATCCGGGAGATGGAAAAATATTTGTAATTGAAGTTAGTAACGTTGTTAAGATAAGAACAAATGAGAGAGGCGCAGTAGCGATTTGA